The proteins below come from a single Parageobacillus thermoglucosidasius genomic window:
- a CDS encoding spore germination protein, producing the protein MFFFKESKKKIAKNQQEQQLNRNQQQPNFLSADLDQNLQKLQQIYQHCMDVVFRQFKIGGKTKAALIYIDGLANIEEIDASVLDPLMKENNDDQPIPVNYILEEKLTVSKVEKVQTVTECIEHISGGNPVLLIDQQSEGFALGLANWEKRSIEEPVGESVIRGPREGFTESLGTNLSLLRRKVRSPQLKTKSMKIGEYTQTEVVITYIEGIAEQTLIREVETRLRRIKIDGILETGYIEELIEDNPYSPFPQVLNTERPDIVVAGLLEGRVAILQDGTPFALVVPVSFYSLLQTGEDYYERFLISMVTRWLRYLFLLVSLLLPSLYVAILTFHQEMLPTTLLISIAASREQIPFPALVEVLMMEVVFEALREAGLRLPKQAGSAVSIVGALVIGQAAVQAGLASTPLIMVVALTGIASFTIPRYAVGFALRMLRFPMILLAGTLGLLGIMLGLLMILTHMATLRSFGVPYLSPLAPIQGREMKDVLLRAPLWKFNTRPSLTGTDNLRRQGPDQKPDPDYGNGKTSRGKGGL; encoded by the coding sequence ATGTTTTTTTTTAAAGAAAGCAAGAAAAAAATAGCGAAGAACCAACAAGAGCAGCAACTGAATCGAAATCAACAACAACCGAACTTTCTTTCTGCCGACTTAGATCAAAATCTACAAAAACTGCAACAGATTTATCAACATTGTATGGATGTCGTTTTCCGCCAGTTTAAAATTGGCGGAAAAACAAAAGCAGCTCTTATCTATATCGACGGTTTAGCCAACATCGAAGAAATCGATGCAAGCGTGCTTGACCCGCTGATGAAAGAAAATAATGATGATCAGCCAATTCCTGTCAATTATATATTGGAAGAAAAATTGACCGTTTCGAAAGTAGAGAAAGTACAAACGGTGACAGAATGTATTGAACATATTTCTGGCGGAAACCCGGTTTTGCTTATCGACCAACAAAGCGAAGGATTCGCTTTAGGTTTGGCAAATTGGGAAAAACGTTCTATCGAGGAACCGGTCGGGGAATCTGTCATAAGGGGACCGCGGGAGGGATTCACCGAATCATTAGGAACGAACCTTTCTTTATTGCGCAGAAAAGTAAGAAGCCCGCAGTTAAAAACAAAATCAATGAAAATCGGAGAGTACACCCAAACAGAAGTAGTCATCACTTATATAGAAGGAATCGCTGAGCAAACGTTAATCCGAGAAGTAGAGACCAGGCTTAGGCGCATCAAGATCGACGGCATTTTGGAAACCGGCTACATTGAAGAGCTCATTGAGGACAATCCGTATTCCCCGTTTCCTCAAGTTTTAAATACCGAACGGCCTGACATTGTGGTGGCGGGGCTGCTTGAAGGACGAGTTGCAATCCTTCAAGATGGCACTCCTTTTGCTTTAGTTGTACCGGTTTCTTTTTATTCCTTGCTGCAAACAGGGGAAGATTATTACGAACGGTTCTTAATCAGCATGGTAACCCGCTGGTTGCGCTATCTATTTCTTTTAGTATCGCTTTTGCTGCCCTCGTTATATGTGGCGATCCTGACTTTTCATCAGGAAATGCTCCCAACAACACTTTTGATAAGCATCGCTGCTTCCCGGGAGCAGATTCCCTTTCCGGCGCTGGTTGAAGTGTTAATGATGGAAGTAGTATTTGAGGCCCTGCGTGAAGCGGGATTGCGGCTTCCTAAACAAGCGGGTTCTGCAGTCAGCATCGTTGGCGCGCTGGTGATTGGGCAAGCTGCGGTCCAAGCAGGGCTTGCTTCTACTCCCTTGATCATGGTGGTCGCATTAACGGGGATCGCCTCTTTTACCATTCCCCGCTATGCGGTTGGATTTGCGTTAAGGATGTTGCGTTTTCCCATGATCTTATTGGCAGGGACGTTAGGACTTCTCGGGATTATGCTCGGATTGCTCATGATTCTTACACATATGGCGACACTTCGTTCTTTCGGTGTTCCCTATTTATCTCCTTTAGCCCCAATACAAGGGAGGGAAATGAAAGACGTGTTGCTGCGCGCGCCTTTGTGGAAGTTTAATACACGCCCCAGTTTAACTGGAACAGATAACCTCCGTCGGCAAGGCCCGGATCAGAAACCGGACCCTGATTACGGAAATGGCAAGACGAGTAGAGGCAAAGGAGGATTATGA
- a CDS encoding lysophospholipid acyltransferase family protein has product MVDFYSFAKGVVKRILIPLYRIEVIGVEQFPKEGGVLLCANHISNLDPPILGITAPRPIHFMAKEELFRVPLFKNLITILHAFPVKRGMSDRQALRTGLELLKQGHVLGIFPEGTRSKDGKLKKGLPGVGFFALRTRAAVVPCAIIGSYRPFVRLKVVYGAPLDMAPLRERKASPEEATDYIMQHIQALLDQHR; this is encoded by the coding sequence ATGGTGGACTTTTATTCGTTTGCCAAGGGAGTTGTCAAAAGAATTTTAATCCCTCTTTACCGTATTGAGGTAATCGGAGTGGAGCAGTTTCCAAAAGAAGGAGGGGTGCTTCTTTGCGCAAACCATATTAGCAACCTGGATCCGCCAATCCTTGGGATTACCGCTCCAAGGCCGATTCATTTTATGGCGAAAGAAGAATTGTTTCGTGTTCCGCTCTTCAAAAACTTAATTACGATTTTGCATGCATTTCCGGTAAAACGGGGAATGAGCGATCGCCAAGCGTTGCGGACCGGCCTAGAGCTGCTTAAACAAGGGCATGTGTTAGGCATTTTCCCGGAGGGGACGAGAAGCAAAGACGGCAAATTGAAAAAGGGGCTGCCTGGTGTCGGTTTTTTTGCGCTTCGGACAAGAGCCGCCGTTGTCCCGTGTGCCATCATTGGTTCCTATCGCCCGTTTGTGCGGCTTAAAGTCGTTTACGGAGCGCCGCTCGATATGGCGCCGCTGCGTGAGCGAAAAGCATCGCCGGAAGAAGCGACGGATTATATTATGCAGCATATTCAAGCATTATTAGATCAGCATCGATAA
- the rpsA gene encoding 30S ribosomal protein S1 produces the protein MTEDMNLQVNVYKVGDIVRGKVAKLEDKQVLVDIEGSKQSGIIPISELSSLHIDKTSDAVSVGDEVTAKVKKVEEGENEEDGLLILSKKAVDAERAWEELERRFASGETFEVIVKDIVKGGLVADVGVRGFIPASLVEPHYVEDFSDYKGKPLAVKVVELDREKNRVILSHRAVVEEEQERQRKEALSRLETGQVLEGIVRRITDFGVFVDVGGFDGLVHISQLSHTRVAHPSDVVQEGETVKVKVLSVDEENGRVSLSIKEALPSPWEGIAEKIAPGDIVTGKVKRLVPFGAFVEIFPGIEGLVHISQISTKRIGTPHEVLKEGEEVKAKVLDVSEAERRISLSIRDLIEEETASEEDYSQYAKPANEVKGFQIGEVIGEQLKKLK, from the coding sequence ATGACAGAGGATATGAATTTACAAGTGAACGTATACAAGGTAGGTGATATCGTTCGCGGAAAAGTGGCAAAATTAGAAGATAAGCAAGTGCTTGTTGATATTGAAGGAAGCAAACAAAGCGGGATTATCCCAATTAGCGAATTGTCGAGTTTGCATATTGACAAAACAAGTGATGCCGTTTCTGTCGGCGATGAAGTGACAGCGAAAGTAAAAAAAGTGGAAGAAGGCGAAAATGAAGAAGACGGGTTGCTGATTTTATCAAAGAAAGCAGTGGACGCTGAACGCGCTTGGGAGGAATTGGAGCGAAGATTTGCTAGCGGGGAAACGTTTGAAGTCATCGTGAAGGACATCGTCAAAGGCGGGCTTGTTGCTGATGTTGGAGTGCGCGGATTTATCCCTGCCTCTCTCGTAGAGCCGCACTATGTCGAGGATTTTTCCGACTACAAAGGCAAGCCGCTTGCGGTCAAAGTGGTAGAGCTTGATCGTGAAAAAAACCGCGTCATTTTGTCACATCGTGCTGTCGTGGAAGAAGAGCAAGAGCGCCAGCGTAAGGAGGCGTTAAGCCGCTTAGAGACAGGGCAAGTGCTCGAAGGAATCGTGCGCCGCATCACCGATTTTGGCGTATTTGTCGATGTTGGCGGCTTTGATGGTCTCGTACATATTTCCCAGCTTTCCCATACGCGCGTTGCACATCCATCCGATGTCGTGCAAGAAGGGGAAACGGTGAAAGTAAAAGTGCTTTCCGTTGACGAGGAGAACGGTCGTGTCTCCCTCTCTATAAAAGAAGCGTTGCCAAGCCCTTGGGAAGGAATTGCCGAAAAAATCGCCCCTGGTGATATTGTTACCGGCAAAGTGAAGCGGCTTGTGCCGTTCGGTGCGTTTGTGGAAATTTTCCCAGGGATCGAAGGGCTTGTCCACATTTCGCAAATTTCAACGAAACGCATCGGCACTCCGCATGAAGTGTTGAAAGAAGGGGAAGAAGTAAAAGCGAAAGTGCTTGATGTCAGCGAAGCGGAACGCCGTATTTCCCTAAGCATACGCGATTTAATTGAAGAAGAAACCGCTTCGGAAGAAGACTATAGCCAATACGCAAAGCCGGCAAACGAGGTAAAAGGCTTCCAAATTGGCGAAGTAATTGGGGAACAGCTGAAAAAATTAAAATAA
- the cmk gene encoding (d)CMP kinase has product MRKDISIAIDGPAAAGKSTVAKMIAKRLSYVYIDTGAMYRALTYRALRQGVALNDEQALISLLKNTYIELKSSERGQLVFVNGEDVTNIIRSEEVTNAVSLVAKHPLVREEMVARQRALAKNGGVVMDGRDIGTHVLPDAEVKIFLKASVEERAKRRHAENIARGFPSDLETLKKEIARRDQLDSEREVAPLKKAEDAIEIDTTSLSVEEVVERIMEIVNERIG; this is encoded by the coding sequence ATGAGAAAAGACATCAGCATTGCCATTGACGGACCAGCTGCAGCGGGAAAAAGCACCGTTGCGAAAATGATAGCGAAACGGCTTTCGTATGTTTACATCGACACCGGCGCGATGTACCGGGCGCTAACGTACCGGGCTTTGCGTCAAGGGGTTGCGCTTAATGATGAACAAGCGTTAATTTCGTTATTAAAAAATACATATATTGAATTAAAGTCGTCCGAGCGGGGACAACTTGTGTTTGTCAACGGGGAAGATGTTACAAACATTATTCGCAGCGAGGAAGTGACCAATGCAGTATCGCTGGTTGCCAAGCATCCGCTAGTGCGGGAAGAAATGGTGGCACGTCAACGCGCTCTCGCCAAAAATGGCGGTGTCGTCATGGACGGGCGAGATATTGGCACACATGTTCTTCCGGATGCGGAAGTAAAAATCTTTTTGAAAGCATCTGTTGAAGAAAGGGCGAAGCGCCGCCACGCAGAAAACATTGCCAGAGGATTTCCGTCTGACTTAGAAACACTGAAAAAAGAAATCGCGCGCCGCGATCAGCTCGATTCAGAGCGTGAAGTGGCGCCACTTAAAAAAGCGGAAGATGCGATAGAAATTGATACGACATCATTATCGGTGGAAGAAGTGGTGGAACGCATTATGGAAATTGTTAACGAAAGGATTGGGTGA
- a CDS encoding Ger(x)C family spore germination protein, with protein MGILQKAAKIIFVSVPLILLGGCWDRTEVNDLALIVGLGIDQKKDGQIMLTTELIVPQAVGGGQMMGSDGGGGEAQTLARSGTGSTVADAISNLQEKLPRRVFWGHTKVIVFGERAAKAGIRQHLDFLSRNSQIRLRSNVLVSNGTAKSVLELTPPIEQSSAEVLRELSESKLLMRVTIKDALQMLSSDASAAALPMVKILPPEKGKKDLQTIAFIQRTAIFKKDKMIGDIDDKLTRGVLWLRNEIERANITVTLEGEKGNITSTMLRAHTEFIPKYEKGKWKMIVKATTEDDIILNGTKLDLLNPKYTKMIEKELEKETNERIKAALKKVQKEMKADIFGFADMFHRKYPREWNRVKNRWEEIFPTVEVIVKTEAYVRRPGVNSAPQGLPEQEVKQ; from the coding sequence ATGGGCATCTTACAAAAAGCAGCAAAAATTATTTTCGTGTCCGTTCCTCTTATTTTGCTGGGCGGCTGTTGGGACCGAACGGAAGTAAACGATTTAGCGCTAATCGTTGGGTTAGGAATTGATCAAAAAAAAGATGGGCAAATCATGCTGACAACGGAACTAATCGTTCCGCAAGCAGTCGGCGGAGGCCAGATGATGGGCAGCGATGGCGGCGGCGGTGAAGCTCAAACTTTAGCAAGATCGGGAACGGGTTCCACTGTAGCTGATGCGATCTCGAACCTGCAAGAAAAGCTTCCTCGCCGTGTCTTCTGGGGGCACACCAAGGTGATTGTGTTCGGGGAGAGAGCGGCAAAAGCAGGGATTCGCCAGCATCTGGACTTTCTGAGCCGCAATTCGCAAATTCGCCTCCGTTCCAATGTGTTAGTAAGTAATGGAACTGCGAAAAGTGTGCTCGAGCTGACTCCCCCGATCGAACAAAGCTCAGCAGAGGTGCTGCGGGAGTTGTCCGAATCAAAACTTTTAATGCGGGTAACGATTAAAGACGCCCTGCAAATGTTAAGCAGCGATGCCAGTGCGGCGGCTCTTCCCATGGTGAAGATCTTGCCTCCGGAAAAAGGGAAAAAAGATCTGCAGACCATTGCGTTTATTCAACGTACCGCCATTTTTAAGAAGGATAAAATGATCGGGGATATTGATGATAAGTTGACTCGGGGCGTGCTCTGGCTTCGAAATGAGATCGAACGGGCAAATATCACGGTTACGCTTGAAGGGGAAAAGGGAAATATCACGTCCACAATGTTAAGAGCACATACGGAATTCATACCTAAATATGAGAAGGGCAAGTGGAAGATGATTGTGAAAGCGACCACGGAAGACGATATTATATTAAACGGAACGAAACTGGACTTGTTAAACCCGAAGTATACGAAAATGATCGAAAAAGAATTGGAAAAGGAGACAAATGAGCGCATAAAAGCTGCATTGAAAAAAGTACAAAAAGAGATGAAGGCGGATATTTTCGGGTTTGCTGACATGTTCCACCGAAAATATCCAAGAGAATGGAACAGGGTAAAAAATCGTTGGGAGGAAATCTTCCCTACCGTGGAAGTGATCGTCAAGACGGAGGCGTACGTCCGCAGGCCGGGAGTTAACTCCGCTCCGCAAGGATTGCCAGAACAAGAGGTGAAACAATAA
- a CDS encoding GerAB/ArcD/ProY family transporter — protein MMEKGKISAAQMGIMMYPTIIATAILIVPAITARHAKQDMWLSPFWASLIGFLIVYIAIQLHQLYPQKTLIEYSEEIFGKFLGKVVGLVFLFFYLHTSGIIIREYGEFVVGNFLLHTPLVFVMGSMILVCSFAVRSGVEVIARLAEIIVPVVIILILANIALLIPDMEVENIFPIMGKGIMPSLRGAIIPQGWFAEFLLIAFLLPYVADHHKGKKWGMISVTTVMLTLSFINIAVLFVLGGITSRFIYPAFSAVRYISIADFLEHIEAVVMSLWVAGVFVKIAVFYYALVLGTAQWLNLSDYRLIVFPIGFLLLLFAVWSASDLVELTHFLGHTSPFYRISIQLGIPLILLFVAKWRKRASHQKVTQQG, from the coding sequence ATGATGGAGAAAGGAAAAATATCTGCCGCCCAAATGGGGATAATGATGTATCCTACGATTATCGCCACAGCTATTCTCATCGTTCCTGCCATCACCGCCCGACATGCGAAACAGGATATGTGGCTTTCCCCTTTCTGGGCTTCTCTTATCGGATTTCTGATTGTTTATATTGCCATTCAGTTGCATCAGCTCTATCCCCAAAAAACCCTTATTGAGTATAGCGAGGAGATTTTTGGCAAGTTTTTGGGAAAAGTGGTTGGGTTGGTCTTTTTATTTTTCTATTTGCATACAAGTGGAATTATTATCCGAGAGTACGGCGAATTTGTTGTCGGCAACTTTCTTTTGCATACTCCATTAGTTTTTGTGATGGGAAGTATGATTCTCGTGTGCTCCTTTGCTGTTCGCAGCGGTGTGGAAGTGATCGCCAGACTTGCGGAAATAATTGTGCCTGTGGTGATTATCCTGATATTGGCCAATATTGCCCTGTTAATTCCGGATATGGAAGTAGAGAATATATTTCCAATCATGGGAAAGGGAATCATGCCTTCACTCAGGGGGGCGATCATCCCGCAAGGCTGGTTTGCGGAATTCCTGCTTATTGCTTTTCTGCTTCCTTATGTAGCCGATCACCATAAAGGAAAGAAATGGGGCATGATCTCGGTCACCACCGTCATGTTAACGTTATCTTTCATCAATATTGCCGTTCTTTTCGTCCTGGGAGGGATTACATCCCGTTTTATCTATCCCGCGTTTAGCGCTGTCCGTTACATTAGCATCGCGGATTTTCTCGAACACATTGAAGCTGTCGTTATGTCTCTTTGGGTAGCAGGGGTTTTTGTGAAGATTGCTGTCTTTTATTACGCCTTAGTATTGGGAACGGCTCAATGGCTGAATTTGTCAGATTATCGTCTGATCGTTTTTCCCATCGGATTTTTACTGCTGTTATTTGCCGTCTGGTCGGCGTCGGATTTGGTGGAATTGACCCATTTTCTGGGCCATACTTCCCCGTTTTACCGAATTTCGATTCAGTTAGGAATCCCTCTTATTCTGCTATTTGTCGCAAAATGGCGCAAAAGAGCCAGTCACCAAAAGGTAACACAACAAGGATAA
- the ypeB gene encoding germination protein YpeB translates to MIRNILIGVLALGIAGTAYWGYREHQEKNAVLIHAENNYQRAFHDLTYQIDLLHDKIGTTLAMNSRASLSPALAEVWRIASEAHADVGQLPLSLLPFNKTQEFLAKIGEFSYRTAVRDLEKEPLTKDEYRALQTLYKNAANIQQELRNVQHLVLKNNLRWMDVELALATNDNPDDNIIIDGFKAVEKNVDSFSKSADFGPAFVGLEKKEKGFVRATGKPVSKAEAKRIARSFLELKGTESIKVTASGKGADERFYSLTIRDPKAKSEIYMDITEKGGYPIWVLNSRPIKKQAISLHEAANRGMQFLRKHKFKNLELYDSAQYDNIALLTFVTNENGIRIYPETIKMKVALDDGTIVGFSARDYLATSIQRPLPKPTLTAEQARKKVNPNFKVMEQRQAVITNDMNKQVLCYEFLGTLGEDTYQIFINANTGMEENVEKLQSVEQSYS, encoded by the coding sequence ATGATACGAAATATATTAATCGGAGTGCTGGCGCTTGGCATTGCTGGAACAGCGTATTGGGGGTATCGAGAACATCAAGAGAAAAACGCGGTATTAATTCATGCTGAAAATAACTACCAGCGCGCTTTCCATGATTTAACATACCAAATTGATTTATTGCATGATAAAATCGGCACAACGCTTGCGATGAATTCACGAGCATCGCTTTCTCCGGCGTTGGCGGAAGTATGGCGAATCGCCTCAGAGGCCCATGCGGATGTCGGACAATTGCCGCTTTCATTACTTCCGTTTAACAAAACGCAAGAATTTCTCGCCAAAATAGGAGAGTTCAGCTATCGGACCGCGGTCCGCGATTTAGAAAAAGAGCCGCTTACGAAGGACGAATATCGCGCGTTGCAAACCCTTTATAAAAACGCGGCGAACATTCAACAAGAACTTCGCAATGTCCAGCATTTAGTCTTAAAAAACAACTTGCGCTGGATGGATGTCGAATTAGCGCTTGCAACCAACGACAATCCGGACGATAACATCATTATTGACGGATTTAAAGCGGTGGAGAAAAACGTTGATTCATTTTCCAAGTCAGCGGACTTTGGCCCAGCATTTGTCGGCTTGGAGAAGAAAGAAAAAGGTTTTGTCCGCGCTACAGGAAAGCCGGTTTCCAAAGCAGAAGCGAAAAGAATTGCCCGTTCTTTTCTTGAGCTAAAAGGAACGGAAAGCATCAAAGTCACTGCAAGCGGAAAAGGAGCGGATGAGCGGTTTTACAGCTTGACGATCCGCGATCCAAAGGCGAAAAGCGAAATTTATATGGACATCACAGAAAAAGGAGGCTATCCGATTTGGGTCCTCAATAGCCGGCCGATAAAAAAGCAAGCGATCAGTTTGCATGAAGCGGCAAATAGAGGCATGCAATTTTTGCGGAAGCACAAGTTTAAAAACTTAGAGCTGTATGACAGCGCCCAATATGATAACATTGCTTTATTGACGTTTGTGACAAATGAAAATGGAATTCGCATTTATCCGGAAACGATAAAAATGAAAGTGGCTCTCGATGATGGAACGATCGTCGGTTTTTCCGCGCGCGATTATTTAGCTACCTCCATTCAACGTCCGCTCCCGAAACCGACATTGACGGCGGAGCAGGCAAGGAAAAAAGTAAACCCAAATTTCAAAGTGATGGAACAACGCCAAGCAGTGATAACAAACGATATGAACAAGCAAGTGCTCTGCTATGAATTTCTTGGAACGCTTGGGGAAGACACATACCAAATTTTTATTAACGCGAATACAGGAATGGAGGAAAACGTGGAAAAGCTGCAAAGCGTGGAGCAAAGTTATAGTTAA
- a CDS encoding flagellar brake protein: MLKIGDILTLEPLDGEGEQYKSKVEEIGDGYIHIDYPVHMKTGKTVFLLNGMQFKAIFVGEDNGVYLFETEVIGKVRQPIPMVVLSYPEADKLVRIQRRQYVRVEANTDIAIHPLQQEFTPFTTMTTDISAGGAAIVLPPQQQKQLFPGMVVETWLVLAMRSGEYHYLKLKAKIVRIFPAENSDIYKASLQFFDVSPQERVLLIRYSFERQLELRKKEEKYRE, translated from the coding sequence ATGTTAAAAATAGGAGATATATTGACATTAGAGCCGCTGGACGGGGAAGGGGAACAATATAAGAGCAAAGTGGAAGAAATCGGTGACGGCTATATACATATTGACTATCCCGTTCATATGAAAACGGGCAAGACGGTATTTTTATTAAATGGCATGCAATTTAAGGCCATTTTTGTCGGAGAAGACAATGGCGTCTATTTATTTGAAACAGAAGTGATTGGAAAAGTGCGCCAGCCGATTCCGATGGTTGTCCTTTCCTATCCAGAAGCTGATAAGTTGGTGCGCATCCAGCGCCGTCAGTATGTAAGAGTAGAAGCGAATACCGATATAGCCATTCATCCGCTTCAACAAGAATTTACCCCATTTACGACAATGACGACAGATATTAGCGCTGGCGGAGCGGCGATCGTATTGCCGCCGCAGCAACAAAAACAGCTGTTTCCTGGAATGGTGGTGGAAACATGGTTAGTGCTGGCGATGCGGTCAGGGGAATATCATTATTTAAAACTGAAAGCAAAAATCGTTCGCATCTTTCCTGCGGAAAACAGCGATATATATAAAGCGTCTTTGCAGTTTTTCGATGTATCGCCGCAAGAACGGGTGCTGTTGATCCGCTATAGCTTTGAACGACAGCTAGAGTTAAGGAAAAAGGAGGAAAAATACCGTGAATAA
- the sleB gene encoding spore cortex-lytic enzyme codes for MVRKMQRNLSFIILAVVLAVCLAIGGKPAEEVKAFSNQVIQRGAVGDDVIELQARLQYIGFYNGKIDGVFGWRTYWAVRNFQYEYGLPVDGLVGESTKAKLVKASKYYEQFVKEQIRKGNSFTHYGGVPLSQQVKENRGGGAANSAAGTTASNVPKGFSQNDIQLMANAVYGEARGEPYIGQVAVAAVILNRLEHPSFPDTIAGVIFQPGAFTAVADGQIWLTPNETARKAVLDAINGWDPTGGAIYYFNPETATSAWIWSRPQIKQIGKHIFCK; via the coding sequence ATGGTTAGGAAGATGCAACGGAATTTATCGTTTATCATTTTGGCTGTTGTATTGGCTGTTTGTTTGGCAATCGGCGGAAAGCCGGCCGAAGAAGTTAAAGCATTTTCAAATCAAGTCATTCAGCGCGGGGCGGTTGGAGACGATGTCATCGAATTGCAGGCGCGGTTGCAGTATATCGGGTTTTACAACGGAAAAATTGACGGTGTGTTTGGCTGGAGGACATATTGGGCAGTGCGCAACTTTCAATATGAATACGGGCTTCCAGTCGACGGGCTTGTCGGTGAAAGCACAAAAGCGAAGCTAGTCAAGGCATCGAAATATTATGAGCAATTTGTGAAAGAACAAATTCGCAAAGGCAATTCGTTTACCCATTACGGCGGCGTGCCGTTAAGCCAGCAAGTAAAAGAAAATAGAGGGGGCGGTGCGGCAAACAGTGCGGCAGGAACGACAGCGTCCAATGTACCGAAAGGGTTTTCGCAAAATGATATTCAATTGATGGCAAACGCCGTATATGGAGAAGCGCGGGGAGAGCCTTATATCGGCCAAGTGGCTGTCGCAGCGGTCATTTTAAACCGCCTAGAGCATCCGTCGTTTCCGGATACGATCGCGGGCGTTATTTTCCAGCCCGGGGCGTTTACTGCGGTAGCGGATGGACAGATTTGGCTGACGCCGAATGAAACGGCGAGAAAAGCCGTGCTTGATGCAATTAACGGATGGGATCCTACCGGCGGTGCCATTTATTATTTCAACCCGGAGACGGCAACGAGCGCATGGATTTGGAGTCGTCCGCAAATCAAACAGATCGGGAAACATATTTTTTGTAAATAG
- the prsW gene encoding glutamic-type intramembrane protease PrsW, whose translation MLTLISAGIAPGVALLSYFYLKDEYEIEPLSIVLRMFLVGAFFVFPIMFIQYVFHAEGMATSAVTHAFFLSGLLEEFVKWFILYFFIYDHHEFDEPYDGIVYSASVSLGFATLENILYLLANGVEFAMTRALLPVSSHALFAVIMGFYFGKAKFAMKKQRYLFLSFSLPFLLHGTYDFILLTQEKWGYYMVPFMLSLWWFALRKVKQAKGFHNHEGISPAKSQVQ comes from the coding sequence ATGTTAACATTAATTTCCGCTGGCATTGCCCCAGGTGTCGCGCTGCTCAGCTATTTTTATTTAAAAGATGAATATGAAATAGAACCGCTTTCCATTGTGTTGCGGATGTTTCTTGTTGGCGCGTTTTTCGTATTTCCCATCATGTTTATTCAATATGTGTTTCATGCGGAAGGAATGGCAACATCTGCGGTAACTCACGCCTTTTTTTTGTCCGGATTGTTAGAAGAGTTTGTGAAATGGTTTATCCTCTATTTTTTTATTTATGACCACCATGAGTTTGACGAGCCGTATGATGGCATCGTCTATAGCGCGAGCGTGTCGCTCGGTTTTGCGACATTGGAAAATATTTTGTATTTGCTGGCAAACGGTGTGGAATTTGCCATGACGAGAGCGCTTTTGCCTGTTTCAAGCCATGCTTTGTTCGCGGTAATAATGGGCTTTTATTTCGGAAAAGCGAAATTTGCGATGAAGAAGCAGCGCTACTTATTTCTTTCCTTTTCCCTTCCCTTTCTGTTGCACGGGACGTATGATTTTATTTTGCTGACACAAGAAAAATGGGGCTACTACATGGTTCCGTTCATGCTGTCGTTATGGTGGTTCGCGCTTCGGAAAGTAAAGCAGGCGAAAGGATTTCATAATCACGAAGGAATTTCTCCAGCAAAAAGCCAAGTGCAGTGA
- a CDS encoding YpfB family protein, which produces MFQMKRMEAILLKLVIIQLVFLIIAQSLLLYTPLSFYLGKIYEYEGISKQEKTKTIETIIDR; this is translated from the coding sequence ATGTTCCAAATGAAGCGAATGGAAGCGATTTTACTAAAGCTTGTCATCATTCAATTAGTTTTTTTAATTATAGCCCAATCGCTGCTTTTGTACACTCCGCTCAGCTTTTATTTAGGAAAAATTTATGAGTATGAAGGGATTAGTAAACAAGAAAAAACAAAAACAATCGAAACAATCATCGACCGCTAG